The DNA sequence GAACCGGGCATCCCGGCTGCGCACCGCCTCGTACCTGGTGTCTTCGTCCATCACGGTGTCCAGTCTCCGCCGTGACAGTGGTGAGGGCTAGCGGGAATCGGACATCAAGCCCATCCAGCCCGTCCGGCGTTTGAGGACACCGTCACCGCCAACGCCCACCCCGCTTGGCCTCCATCGCCGCGCGCCCTTCGGCCCCCTTCCGCTTCCAGTCCTTCTTGATCTCGGCCCGCAGCCGAGCATCGGTCTTGGCCACGATCCACTGGTTCTCGCGCATAAGCTTCCGGTAGCTCTCCAGCCGCCGCACGGGCAGCTCACCGGCCTCCACAGCGGAGCGCACCGCGCACCCCGGCTCGCTCTCGTGGGCACAGTCCTGGAAGCGGCACTGTCCGGCCAGCTCCTCGATCTCCGAGAAGACCTGGCCGACCCCGGCCTCGGCGTCCCACAGGCCGACGCCACGGAGGCCGGGTGTGTCGATGAGGACCCCACCGCCCGGCAGGGCGAGCAGGTTGCGCGTGGTGGTCGTGTGGCGGCCCTTGCCATCGACGTCGCGCGCGGCCTGGACCTCCAACACGTCCTCGCCGAGCAGCGCGTTCGCGAGCGTCGACTTGCCCGCGCCGGACTGCCCGAGCAGCACGGACGTACCGCCGGAGGCGACCGCGACGAGGACTTCGAGTCCGTCCCCGTCCACCGCGCTGACCGGCAGCACCGGCACACCCGGCGCGGTCTTCTCCACGTCCTGGACGAGATGCGAGAGCGTCACCGCGTCCGGCACGAGGTCGGCCTTGGTGAGCACCACGACGGGCTGTGCGCCCGACTCCCACGCCAGCGCGAGGAACCGCTCGATCCGGCCGAGGTCGAGCTCGACGGCCAGCGACACGGCGACGATGGCGTGGTCGACGTTGGCGGCGAGGATCTGCCCCTCGGACCGCTTGGACGAGGTGGAGCGTACGAAGGCGGTACGGCGTGGCAGATACGTCCGTACGTAACGCGGAGTGCCCGCGGGTTCGACGGCGACCCAGTCGCCCGTGCACACGACCCGCATCGGATCGTGCGGGGTGACGAACGCCGTGTCGGCCCGTACGACACCGTCGGCGGTGACGACGTCGCACTGCCCGCGGTCGACCCGCAGGACGCGCCCGGGCAGCAGCCCTTCCGCGTCGTACGGGGTGAAGGCGTCGGCCCAGGCCGAGTCCCAGCCGTAGGGAGCCAACGCGGAGAAAACAGAGGTGGAAGTCAACGGGTGACCCTTCATAAGGGGCCCCGGCAGCCGCGTACTTCAGACGCGGAGAGTGAGTGAGATCAGCCGGCGGCCACGGAGGTGGACTTGATGAACTGGATGCGGGTAGCGCTCGTCGCAAAGACAGCCATCGGTCGACACCTCCTCACTCATGTCCGCTCGACGGCAGTGGCCACCGGCCACCGCCCTGATCTTCCGTCACTCTAGCCCGGCCCCACGAAGGCCCGTCAACCGGTTTTACGCGCAGTCGCGTCCGTTCAGCGTGAAGTCGTGCGCCGGGGAGTTCTCGTCCTCCCAGGAAGCGATGAAGCCGAACGCGAGCTTGCCGCCCTCGGGGACGGTCCTGTTGTAGTCCGCGGCGGTGGCGGTGACGCGGGAGCCGTCCTGGCCGAAGCTCGCGTCCCACATCTGGCCGACCTTCTGGCCGTCCCGGAAGGACCAGGCGACGCGCCAGTCGTCCAGGGCGCGTTCAGTGGTGACGGTGACGGTGGCCTGGAAGCCGTCGGGCCACTCATTGACCAGGTGGTAGTCGACGCTGCAGGTCGCCGGCTCGCTCGTGGACGGGTCGGGGTCGGGGTCGCCGGCCGTGGCCGATGTCGTGCCCTGGGGGCCGGGACGGGGGTTCCGCTCGGACGAATCGGACGGCTCGGGCGAGTCGTCGCCGCTGGTGGCGCTCTCCGACGGGTCCGGGGAGTCCGAGGAGGGTTGCGTGGCCGCCGTGACCGGCAGGGTGAAGCCGGGGTCGGCGACCGGCTGGCGGTCGGACGGGTCGCCGCCCGCCGTGGCGCCGTCACCGGTGGAGCCGCCCGGCATCATCGACACCGCGAGGGCGAGCGCGGAGACGAGGACGGCGGCGACGAGCAGGCCGCTGCGCACGACGCGCGCCTTGTGCGCCCCGGCGTCGGGCGGGCCGCCGTCCGTGTCGGCGGGGTCCGGGCGCCCGCTGAGGCGTACCTCGGCGGCCCTGCGGCGGCGCTCCAGGTAGGCGAGGCCGCCCCAGCCGATCACCCCGCCCGCGAGGGCGCCGGGCAGTCCGCCGCCGTGCAGCCGCAGACAGGCGGCCGCCTCGGCGCACTCCACGCAGGTGGCGAGGTGGCGGGAGAGGTCGCCCGGGGTGTCCGCGCCGGTCGAGCGGGTGACGGCGTCGAGGAGGCGGGCGTAGCTGCGGCATTGCGCGGCCATCGGCGTGTCGAGGTGGTTGCGCTGGCAGCGGTCCCTGAACAGGCCCCGGACCTGGGCGAGTTCGTCGGACACGGTCGCCGGGTCGAGGCCGAGGCGGCGGGCCACCACGTGCGGGGGCAGCGCTTCCACCTCTGCCAGCCACAGCAGGACCGCGTCGGGTTCCTGCATGTCGCGCAGTCCGCGCAGCGCGAGCGGGCGTTGCAGCGGAGGGCCGGTGTAGCGGGCGGCCTTCTCGGAGTTGAGCCACAGACGCAGGTCGGGGTCGAGTCTGTGGCCGTGCCCACGCTCCTCCCAGGCGGCCGCCGTGGTGCGTACGGCGGTCAGCAGCAGGGGGATGCGGGGCAGTCGGGCCGGGCGGCGGCCCGCGCTCCTGAGGTTCCCGGACTCGGTGTCGCGGGCCTCGCGTGTACCGGTCGAGAACGCCTCGGTGGCCAGTTGGCGGGCCGCGTTGGAGCCGGCCGTGCACAGGTCGGCGTACGACAGCACGGCGTCCCAGCACTCGGAGAACAGCGCGGCCTCGGTGGCGTCCTGGGGAGTCGGCAGGTCGGGCATGGGTCTCCTGCATCCACATGCGAGGTCAACTCGCCATATTGGCAGTGGAGTTGGGGGGAACCTCGCGGCAGAACCCGAGCCTTTCACGTATTCAACACAACTGACAAGCGCCGT is a window from the Streptomyces sp. NBC_00299 genome containing:
- the rsgA gene encoding ribosome small subunit-dependent GTPase A, which codes for MTSTSVFSALAPYGWDSAWADAFTPYDAEGLLPGRVLRVDRGQCDVVTADGVVRADTAFVTPHDPMRVVCTGDWVAVEPAGTPRYVRTYLPRRTAFVRSTSSKRSEGQILAANVDHAIVAVSLAVELDLGRIERFLALAWESGAQPVVVLTKADLVPDAVTLSHLVQDVEKTAPGVPVLPVSAVDGDGLEVLVAVASGGTSVLLGQSGAGKSTLANALLGEDVLEVQAARDVDGKGRHTTTTRNLLALPGGGVLIDTPGLRGVGLWDAEAGVGQVFSEIEELAGQCRFQDCAHESEPGCAVRSAVEAGELPVRRLESYRKLMRENQWIVAKTDARLRAEIKKDWKRKGAEGRAAMEAKRGGRWR
- a CDS encoding cellulose-binding domain-containing protein; translated protein: MPDLPTPQDATEAALFSECWDAVLSYADLCTAGSNAARQLATEAFSTGTREARDTESGNLRSAGRRPARLPRIPLLLTAVRTTAAAWEERGHGHRLDPDLRLWLNSEKAARYTGPPLQRPLALRGLRDMQEPDAVLLWLAEVEALPPHVVARRLGLDPATVSDELAQVRGLFRDRCQRNHLDTPMAAQCRSYARLLDAVTRSTGADTPGDLSRHLATCVECAEAAACLRLHGGGLPGALAGGVIGWGGLAYLERRRRAAEVRLSGRPDPADTDGGPPDAGAHKARVVRSGLLVAAVLVSALALAVSMMPGGSTGDGATAGGDPSDRQPVADPGFTLPVTAATQPSSDSPDPSESATSGDDSPEPSDSSERNPRPGPQGTTSATAGDPDPDPSTSEPATCSVDYHLVNEWPDGFQATVTVTTERALDDWRVAWSFRDGQKVGQMWDASFGQDGSRVTATAADYNRTVPEGGKLAFGFIASWEDENSPAHDFTLNGRDCA